A single window of Aedes aegypti strain LVP_AGWG unplaced genomic scaffold, AaegL5.0 Primary Assembly AGWG_AaegL5_hic_scaff_1517_PBJ_arrow, whole genome shotgun sequence DNA harbors:
- the LOC110680512 gene encoding angiopoietin-2-like, protein MFGKIRLTLCVVLLLWSSMAQSATDSYDVVIQKLDNILYRVLMGEINIKERLEETEGQLKKTLEQLETLMEYQNGLVQGDDQLLAKMEEQHEKLMQNQESIREEFKAMLADVEGDVTKQLNVLISDVAEDHAAIASRLNEAEQVVSEKFVTAMANIGHHFDRTEEKLGEIVQNQETNRLELMLKLSNVQQDMSHNFNTMITGMNEGFVNTDKRFDVLTQQQADLATGHEVLASTMAKMEQNVSEQFAMTLANMTDSFDKTNWLIEYLAEDLEKSSAELSSKLTVVQQDINRNFNQMTIDMNEGFEHTDKRFDVLAQNQADLATGHDSLAYRLLKLQNNVSEQFAMTLTNITESFDKTNEQIGDLAKNQENSRVELSSKLTSLKQDMTQNFNVLVSKVNDGFDKANVRFDRLTQKQDDLAASQSSFASTLTKMESNMNDKFVKTMTNINDRSDKLEAQHKTTKDQLDRLLQNLENHRNEFSSTLSRIEQSTNQNLVVLINQSQQILQQQVSCSKPEEPAVVTSCKNTPSKTNGQYQLKPFGTDEVMVGYCEQEKFGGGWLVVQHRFDGSVDFQRTWSEYKNGFGSLGGEFWLGLEKLHRLTSNRNVELIVELKDYNNNYVYARYDGFEIGSEPQKYSLDRLGTYSGTAGDSMIYNRGKKFTTKDSDNDGAVNLNCAVSRAGAWWFDWCGNADLNGIFGVRGEWRSIYWYGYNQYDGMKYTRMLIREV, encoded by the exons ATGTTTGGCAAAATTCGCCTCACGCTTTGCGTGGTTCTGCTTTTGTGGAGTTCAATGGCTCAATCGGCTACAGATAGCTATGACGTTGTCATTCAGAAATTGGATAACATACTGTATCGGGTTTTGATGGGCGAAATCAACATCAAAGAACGTCTTGAGGAAACGGAAGGGCAGCTCAAGAAGACCCTCGAGCAGCTGGAAACGCTTATGGAATATCAAAATGGTCTGGTACAAGGCGATGATCAGCTTTTGGCCAAGATGGAGGAACAACATGAGAAGCTCATGCAGAACCAGGAAAGTATCCGCGAGGAGTTCAAAGCGATGTTAGCCGATGTTGAAGGAGATGTAACCAAACAACTGAACGTGTTGATCAGTGATGTTGCTGAAGATCATGCAGCAATAGCATCTAGGTTGAATGAAGCGGAGCAAGTTGTTAGTGAGAAATTTGTGACGGCTATGGCAAACATAGGTCACCATTTCGATAGAACGGAAGAGAAGTTAGGAGAAATTGTGCAGAATCAGGAAACTAATAGATTGGAGCTGATGTTGAAACTATCCAATGTTCAGCAAGACATGAGTCATAACTTCAACACAATGATAACCGGTATGAACGAAGGCTTTGTGAATACTGACAAGCGATTCGATGTTCTTACGCAACAACAAGCTGATCTTGCTACAGGCCATGAAGTACTTGCCTCTACAATGGCTAAAATGGAACAGAATGTTAGTGAACAGTTCGCCATGACACTGGCTAACATGACTGATTCTTTTGATAAAACCAATTGGCTGATTGAATATCTCGCAGAAGATCTAGAGAAGAGCAGTGCAGAACTGTCTTCTAAATTGACCGTAGTGCAACAAGATATCAATCGAAACTTCAACCAGATGACGATTGACATGAATGAGGGCTTCGAACATACAGACAAGCGATTCGATGTTCTTGCGCAAAATCAAGCTGATCTTGCTACAGGCCATGATTCACTCGCATATAGGCTGTTAAAATTGCAGAACAATGTCAGTGAGCAATTCGCGATGACACTGACGAACATAACTGAGTCTTTTGATAAAACAAACGAGCAAATTGGAGATCTCGCCAAGAACCAGGAAAACAGTCGCGTAGAGCTATCATCCAAATTGACCAGCTTGAAGCAAGACATGACTCAAAACTTCAACGTACTGGTGTCCAAAGTAAACGATGGCTTCGACAAAGCGAATGTGAGATTTGATCGTCTGACTCAAAAGCAGGACGACCTTGCAGCAAGCCAGAGCTCATTCGCCTCAACACTCACCAAAATGGAATCTAACATGAACGACAAGTTTGTCAAAACCATGACGAACATCAACGATCGTTCCGACAAACTGGAAGCTCAACACAAAACGACCAAAGATCAGTTGGACCGTCTCCTGcagaatctggagaaccatCGCAATGAATTCTCGTCGACACTGAGCAGAATAGAGCAGAGCACAAACCAGAACTTGGTTGTTCTGATAAACCAATCGCAGCAAATTCTGCAGCAGCAAGTAAGCTGTTCCAAGCCGGAAGAACCTGCGGTTGTAACATCGTGCAAGAATACACCGAGCAAGACGAACGGTCAGTATCAACTGAAACCCTTCGGTACCGATGAAGTCATGGTGGGATACTGTGAACAGGAAAAGTTCGGCGGAGGTTGGCTTGTGGTTCAGCATCGATTCGATGGTTCTGTGGATTTCCAACGCACCTGGAGCGAGTACAAAAACGGATTTGGATCACTCGGAGGCGAATTCTGGCTTGGTTTGGAGAAGCTGCATCGACTTACCAGCAATAGAAACGTTGAACTGATTGTAGAGCTGAAGGACTACAACAACAACTATGTCTATGCGCGGTACGATGGATTTGAAATTGGAAGTGAACCGCAGAAATATTCACTGGACAGATTGGGAACGTACAGCGGAACTGCTGGCGATTCCATGATATACAACCGGGGCAAAAAGTTCACCACCAAAGATAGCGACAATGATGGAGCCGTAAATCTGAATTGCGCTGTTAGCAGGGCGGGAGCTTGGTGGTTCGATTGGTGTGGAAATGC TGATCTCAACGGAATTTTCGGTGTTAGAGGTGAATGGCGATCTATTTATTGGTATGGCTACAACCAATATGACGGAATGAAGTATACCAGGATGTTGATCCGAGAAGTGTAA